In Staphylococcus lloydii, the following proteins share a genomic window:
- a CDS encoding YitT family protein, translated as MNKTLRDIALVVIGSFIFAAGVNTFIISANLGEGGVTGLAIVLYYGFHISPGITNFVLNAVLIGLGYKFLSKRSMYLTILATVLISVFLSLTQTWRVETDNILVNAIFGGTCVGIGIGVIVLAGGTTAGTTILAKIAAKYLDVSTPYALLFFDLLVVLISLTQIKLSSALVTVISLYIGTKVMEFVIEGLNTKKAMTIISSHPDEVAKVIDEKVGRGLTILNGRGYFSKQEKDVLYVVISKTQVTRAKRLIRQIDENAFLVIHDVRDVYGNGFLVDEH; from the coding sequence GTGAACAAGACTTTAAGAGATATTGCTTTAGTTGTCATAGGATCATTTATCTTTGCAGCAGGTGTAAATACATTTATTATTTCGGCAAATCTTGGTGAGGGCGGTGTAACAGGTTTAGCTATTGTACTATATTATGGCTTCCATATATCACCAGGTATTACAAACTTTGTACTTAATGCTGTTTTAATAGGTTTGGGTTATAAGTTTTTAAGTAAACGTAGCATGTATCTTACTATTTTAGCTACTGTATTAATTTCAGTGTTCTTATCACTGACACAAACTTGGCGTGTCGAAACTGATAATATATTAGTAAATGCCATATTTGGCGGAACTTGTGTTGGTATAGGTATTGGTGTCATTGTTCTCGCAGGAGGTACAACTGCAGGTACAACGATTCTGGCTAAAATAGCGGCTAAATATTTAGATGTGAGTACGCCATATGCATTATTATTCTTTGATTTACTTGTGGTATTAATTTCACTAACTCAAATTAAATTATCAAGTGCATTAGTGACAGTTATTTCATTATATATTGGAACAAAAGTAATGGAATTTGTAATTGAAGGTTTAAATACGAAAAAAGCAATGACAATTATTTCCAGTCATCCCGATGAAGTGGCAAAAGTTATCGACGAGAAGGTCGGCAGAGGATTAACGATTTTAAATGGTAGAGGTTATTTTTCAAAACAGGAAAAAGATGTCTTATACGTCGTAATTTCTAAAACGCAAGTTACTAGAGCGAAACGTTTAATTCGACAAATAGATGAAAATGCCTTTCTCGTAATACATGATGTACGTGATGTTTATGGCAATGGATTTTTAGTTGATGAACATTAA
- a CDS encoding NupC/NupG family nucleoside CNT transporter: MFLIINIIGLLVFLAIAVLFSRNRKDIQWKSIIILVIVNVILAWFFIYFPWGKAAVHALADGIAWVIQSAHAGTGFAFASWVNQKNMDMAVSALFPILLIVPLFDILMYFNILPRVIGGIGWVLAKITRQPKFESFFGIEMMFLGNTEALAVSSEQLKRMNEARVLTVAMMSMSSVSGAIVGAYVAMVPGDLVLTAIPLNIINAIIVSAILNPVRVEEQNDVIYSIKNNEIEKQPFFSFLGDSVLNAGKLILIIVAFVISFVALSDLLDRLINALTGVIGTWVGIKGSFGLDQILGVFMYPFALLLGLPWDEAWIVAQQMAKKIVTNEFVVMGQIKDVISTYSPHRRAVLTTFLISFANFSTIGMIVGTLKGIVDKKTSDFVSEYVPMLLLAGILVSLMTAGFVGLFAW, encoded by the coding sequence ATGTTTTTAATTATTAACATAATTGGATTGCTAGTATTTTTAGCAATTGCAGTTCTTTTTTCTAGAAATCGCAAAGACATTCAATGGAAATCAATTATCATTTTAGTTATCGTGAATGTTATTTTGGCATGGTTCTTTATTTATTTCCCATGGGGGAAAGCGGCAGTACATGCACTCGCTGACGGTATTGCATGGGTGATACAATCGGCACATGCCGGAACAGGCTTTGCGTTTGCAAGCTGGGTTAATCAAAAAAATATGGATATGGCAGTAAGTGCGTTGTTCCCTATTTTATTAATTGTGCCATTGTTTGATATTTTAATGTATTTCAATATTCTTCCACGTGTCATTGGTGGTATTGGTTGGGTATTAGCGAAAATTACTAGACAACCTAAATTTGAATCATTCTTCGGTATTGAAATGATGTTCTTAGGTAATACTGAAGCTTTAGCAGTTTCAAGTGAACAATTAAAAAGAATGAACGAAGCGCGAGTACTTACTGTAGCAATGATGTCTATGAGTTCAGTATCTGGGGCAATTGTAGGCGCGTATGTTGCTATGGTACCAGGGGATTTGGTGTTGACGGCTATACCGTTAAATATTATTAATGCGATTATAGTATCGGCTATTTTAAACCCAGTACGTGTTGAAGAACAAAATGACGTGATTTACAGCATTAAAAATAATGAAATTGAAAAACAACCATTTTTCTCTTTCTTAGGTGATTCTGTTTTAAATGCCGGTAAGTTAATTTTAATCATTGTAGCATTCGTTATTAGTTTTGTAGCATTGTCAGACTTGCTTGATCGATTAATCAACGCGTTAACGGGTGTTATTGGAACTTGGGTAGGAATAAAAGGTAGTTTTGGACTAGATCAAATTTTAGGTGTATTTATGTATCCATTCGCTTTATTATTAGGTCTACCTTGGGACGAAGCTTGGATAGTAGCACAACAGATGGCTAAGAAAATTGTAACCAATGAATTTGTCGTCATGGGACAAATTAAAGATGTTATTAGTACATACTCACCACATAGACGTGCAGTACTTACGACATTCTTAATTTCATTTGCTAACTTCTCAACAATTGGTATGATCGTAGGTACTTTAAAAGGTATCGTCGATAAAAAGACATCAGATTTCGTTTCTGAATATGTACCAATGTTATTATTAGCTGGTATCTTAGTATCACTAATGACTGCCGGATTTGTAGGATTATTCGCTTGGTAA
- a CDS encoding ABC transporter ATP-binding protein gives MQANPLFYLFKKINWPTLLIIVAVIISSLGSITGLIVPAFTGKLVDNFSFESMNWNFIILFIGVFLLNAILSGIGLYLLSKIGEKIIYAIRSLLWQHIIHLKMPFFDQNESGQLMSRLTDDTKVINEFISQKLPNLLPSAITIIGSFIMLFIMDWKMTLLTFITIPIFVIIMIPLGKVMQNVSKKTQAEIANFSGLLGRVLTEMRLVKVSNTENAELDNAHRNLNRIYGLGLKQAKITAIIQPLSGLIMLLTIAIILGFGALRISSGAISAGTLIAMIFYVVQLSSPLVNLSTLVTDYKKAVGASARIHEIMQEPLEVMEDSTVNIIQGSTLHFNHVDFKYDVKPILNDVNFEIPAGKVTAFVGPSGSGKSTIFNIIERMYDIDAGSVTYGNASIYDMPLAEWRNKIGYVMQSNAMMNGTIKDNMLYGINREVSDEELVQYAKLANCDDFIMNLEQGYDTLVGERGVKLSGGQRQRIDIARSFVKNPDILLLDEATANLDSESERKIQEALEELMINRTTVVIAHRLSTIRKADQIVFIDQGRVTGIGSHESLIQSHEKYQQFVTTQNLNNN, from the coding sequence ATGCAAGCTAATCCATTATTCTATTTATTTAAGAAGATTAATTGGCCAACCTTATTAATTATTGTCGCTGTTATTATTTCTTCTTTAGGTAGTATTACAGGTTTGATTGTTCCTGCATTTACAGGAAAATTGGTTGATAATTTTTCATTTGAAAGCATGAATTGGAATTTTATCATACTCTTTATAGGAGTATTTTTACTTAATGCAATATTAAGCGGCATAGGTCTGTATTTATTAAGTAAAATTGGAGAAAAAATAATTTATGCTATACGTTCGCTATTGTGGCAACACATTATACATTTGAAAATGCCATTTTTTGACCAAAATGAAAGTGGTCAGCTAATGAGCCGTTTAACGGATGATACAAAAGTCATAAATGAATTTATTTCACAAAAGTTACCAAATCTATTGCCTTCTGCCATTACGATTATCGGCTCTTTTATTATGTTATTTATCATGGATTGGAAGATGACATTATTAACTTTTATAACAATACCAATATTTGTCATTATCATGATTCCATTAGGTAAAGTAATGCAAAATGTGTCGAAGAAAACGCAGGCGGAAATAGCTAATTTTAGTGGATTATTAGGACGTGTCCTAACAGAAATGAGATTAGTTAAAGTTTCAAACACGGAAAATGCCGAATTAGATAACGCGCATCGTAATTTGAACCGTATTTATGGTTTAGGTTTGAAACAAGCGAAAATCACTGCCATCATTCAGCCATTGTCAGGATTAATTATGTTATTAACGATTGCTATCATTTTAGGCTTCGGCGCTTTACGTATTTCCTCTGGAGCAATATCTGCAGGTACATTAATTGCAATGATATTTTATGTTGTGCAACTGTCTTCACCACTTGTTAATTTATCTACGTTAGTGACTGATTATAAAAAAGCAGTTGGTGCCAGTGCGAGGATACATGAAATTATGCAAGAACCGCTAGAAGTTATGGAAGATTCAACTGTAAATATCATTCAAGGAAGCACATTACATTTTAATCATGTTGATTTTAAATATGATGTTAAACCAATTTTAAATGATGTGAATTTTGAAATCCCCGCTGGGAAGGTTACTGCTTTCGTAGGACCTTCAGGTTCAGGTAAGAGTACAATCTTCAATATTATTGAACGTATGTACGACATAGATGCAGGTTCCGTTACATATGGCAATGCTTCTATATACGATATGCCACTTGCTGAATGGCGGAATAAAATAGGATATGTTATGCAATCTAATGCGATGATGAATGGTACGATTAAAGATAATATGCTGTATGGTATTAACCGTGAAGTTTCAGATGAGGAATTAGTACAATATGCCAAGTTAGCCAATTGTGATGACTTTATTATGAATTTAGAACAAGGCTATGACACATTGGTTGGAGAACGAGGCGTGAAACTATCAGGTGGACAACGACAAAGAATAGATATTGCACGTAGTTTTGTTAAAAATCCAGATATCTTATTATTAGATGAAGCAACTGCGAACTTGGATAGTGAAAGTGAACGCAAAATTCAAGAAGCATTAGAAGAATTGATGATAAATAGAACGACAGTAGTTATTGCTCATCGACTATCAACAATAAGAAAGGCAGACCAAATTGTCTTTATAGATCAAGGGCGCGTCACGGGTATAGGAAGCCACGAATCATTAATTCAATCACATGAAAAATACCAGCAATTTGTTACGACACAAAATTTAAATAATAATTAA
- the pbp4 gene encoding penicillin-binding protein PBP4 — translation MRKLILIMVMLFFISTISSPFANAESETPTSIANQYGYNVSDAYQPTGAANISQTGQILYQYNIDKKWYTASMAKQMTMYLTLLDIKKGKLSLNDKVKITKDHYRMSTLPELSNTKLYPGETYTIKELLQITVSASSNAAALILADKVSGNTSDFTDLMNKKAKEIGMNHTHFVNPTGAENKQLKDFVPKRYKNEDSTMSTTRDFEILSQRVVQDTPSILDFTKKIAPTQHGVTYYTYNHSLEGADMSLKGTDGLKTGSSDLANYNHTITTKRNGFRITQTIMGAGNYNKLGGEKQRNMMGNAMINKSFDQYKYEKILSKGEHKINGHKYFVEKDLYDVLPKNATKKDYKFVIKDKKVHIDYDRQFISDKYGPPSVKVKKPLLHQATTIVKTTWDDHPVLTLLGLVLIIAACAILIYLLIDFIRRKTKK, via the coding sequence ATGAGAAAGTTAATTCTAATAATGGTAATGTTATTCTTTATATCAACAATATCATCACCATTCGCTAATGCCGAAAGTGAAACGCCGACAAGTATTGCTAATCAATATGGTTACAATGTATCTGATGCCTATCAGCCTACAGGGGCTGCGAACATTTCGCAAACAGGTCAAATATTATACCAATATAATATTGACAAAAAATGGTATACAGCTTCTATGGCTAAACAGATGACAATGTATTTAACATTGTTAGATATTAAAAAAGGTAAGTTGTCATTAAATGATAAAGTTAAAATCACTAAAGATCATTATAGAATGTCGACGTTACCTGAACTGAGTAACACGAAGTTATATCCTGGTGAAACTTATACTATTAAAGAGTTACTACAAATTACCGTTTCTGCATCTAGTAATGCGGCAGCATTAATATTAGCCGACAAGGTTTCTGGCAACACTTCAGATTTTACAGATTTAATGAACAAAAAAGCTAAAGAAATCGGTATGAATCATACGCACTTCGTAAATCCAACTGGTGCAGAAAATAAACAACTTAAAGACTTTGTACCAAAACGTTATAAAAATGAAGATAGTACGATGTCTACAACAAGAGATTTTGAAATATTATCTCAACGCGTAGTTCAAGATACACCGTCTATACTTGATTTCACTAAAAAAATTGCTCCGACACAACATGGCGTTACATATTACACATATAACCATTCATTAGAAGGTGCCGATATGAGCTTAAAAGGTACTGATGGTTTAAAAACAGGATCAAGTGATTTAGCCAATTACAACCATACGATTACTACAAAAAGAAATGGTTTCAGAATAACACAAACTATCATGGGCGCGGGTAACTACAATAAACTTGGTGGCGAAAAACAACGTAACATGATGGGTAACGCTATGATAAACAAATCATTCGACCAATATAAATACGAAAAAATCTTGAGCAAAGGTGAACACAAAATCAATGGCCACAAATACTTTGTAGAAAAAGATTTGTATGATGTATTACCTAAAAATGCTACGAAAAAAGATTATAAATTCGTAATTAAAGATAAAAAAGTTCACATAGACTATGATCGTCAATTCATCTCAGATAAATATGGACCACCTTCTGTTAAAGTGAAAAAACCATTGTTACACCAAGCTACAACAATCGTTAAAACGACATGGGATGATCACCCTGTATTAACATTATTAGGACTAGTGCTAATTATTGCTGCTTGCGCAATATTAATCTACTTATTAATCGATTTTATTAGACGTAAAACAAAAAAATAA
- the tagD gene encoding glycerol-3-phosphate cytidylyltransferase produces MKRVITYGTYDLLHYGHIELLRRAREMGDYLIVALSSDEFNRIKDKKSYYNFEQRKVMLEAIRYVDLVIAEEGWGQKEKDVERFEVDTFVMGHDWEGEFDFLKDKCDVVYLKRTEGISTTQIKKELYGEDAN; encoded by the coding sequence ATGAAAAGAGTAATTACTTATGGTACTTATGATTTATTACATTACGGGCATATAGAATTATTAAGAAGAGCTCGTGAAATGGGTGATTATCTAATTGTTGCATTGTCTTCAGATGAATTCAATCGTATCAAAGATAAGAAATCATATTATAATTTTGAACAAAGAAAAGTAATGCTTGAAGCGATACGTTATGTAGATCTCGTAATTGCTGAAGAAGGCTGGGGTCAAAAAGAAAAAGACGTTGAACGCTTCGAAGTGGATACTTTCGTGATGGGTCACGATTGGGAAGGCGAATTTGACTTCCTAAAAGATAAATGTGATGTCGTTTATCTTAAACGAACAGAAGGTATTTCAACTACTCAAATTAAAAAAGAATTATACGGTGAGGACGCTAACTAA
- a CDS encoding glycosyltransferase family 2 protein: protein MKIAFIIPVFNAEQTIRRAVSSIDTKHDYEIICVNDGSTDNTQAVLEQLAKEYKNITIIKQENKGAAASRNNGLAHITSDVFMFLDADDQFLPSRIDYMADYYIKDEAVDIVVGQIGRGKDGEWQHIPTHKGLNKFDKVNLAQCPEVLQSIGPGAKMFNAKFADLRFDEDVVFCEEHTFIAKAYKKASDIQLLPNIVYAYNEVEGSVTEQRAEHFLAYMADALKVRERVMEELLLEHVRRYYSYRMDELIVSYLIQAYVTSNNQITEALINSVTTYIKAMQSTDYEGESLFRIVKVVEQGCSGWTKALYEEWRKTLHYVGIGRPNYYRFKVEILPHKAKFRGKLKLKKILKR from the coding sequence ATGAAAATAGCCTTCATTATTCCAGTTTTTAATGCAGAACAAACGATACGTAGAGCTGTATCATCTATTGATACAAAACACGACTATGAAATTATTTGTGTTAACGACGGCTCTACTGATAATACGCAAGCGGTACTAGAACAATTAGCAAAAGAATATAAAAATATAACAATCATAAAACAAGAGAATAAAGGTGCAGCCGCAAGCCGTAACAATGGATTAGCACATATAACGAGTGATGTGTTTATGTTTTTAGATGCTGATGATCAATTTTTACCTAGTCGAATTGATTATATGGCTGATTATTATATTAAAGATGAAGCGGTCGATATTGTGGTAGGGCAAATTGGCAGAGGAAAAGATGGAGAGTGGCAACATATCCCTACGCATAAGGGACTTAATAAATTTGACAAAGTAAATCTAGCCCAGTGTCCAGAAGTATTACAATCGATCGGACCTGGAGCTAAAATGTTTAACGCCAAATTTGCTGATTTACGTTTTGACGAGGATGTAGTGTTTTGCGAAGAACATACCTTTATCGCTAAAGCTTATAAAAAAGCGAGTGATATTCAATTATTGCCTAATATTGTCTATGCATATAATGAAGTGGAAGGATCAGTTACTGAACAACGTGCAGAACACTTTTTAGCGTATATGGCAGATGCTTTAAAAGTAAGAGAACGTGTGATGGAAGAATTATTATTAGAACACGTAAGACGCTATTACAGTTACCGTATGGATGAACTCATAGTTAGCTATTTGATACAAGCATACGTGACATCAAATAATCAGATTACTGAAGCTTTAATTAATAGTGTAACGACGTACATTAAAGCAATGCAAAGTACTGATTATGAAGGTGAATCTTTATTTAGAATTGTAAAGGTTGTCGAACAAGGGTGTAGCGGTTGGACTAAAGCGTTATATGAAGAATGGCGAAAAACGCTACATTATGTGGGTATAGGTCGTCCAAATTACTATCGTTTTAAAGTCGAGATATTGCCACACAAAGCCAAGTTTAGAGGCAAGTTGAAACTAAAGAAAATATTAAAAAGATAA
- the tarB gene encoding teichoic acid glycerol-phosphate primase TarB → MRQVIKKIYMLIVGILNIIFAKNKINNNNIVIMITFSEDVMPIIKSLMNKNYNITVIAKPELSETVKTFEQVSFIPAGNKQIFKHIRALSSAKVIVIDTYYLMLGGYKKKRQQTIIQTWHAAGALKNFGLTDHQVDLSNTTQVKQYRRVYQATDYYLVGGEPMAQCFKQSFEARDNQILPTGLPRLSAYNEMDIKQQQQQLKSEHHIEGKVAVYLPTYREKQKANRHINKEKFEQQLTDYTLLNKLHPAVASDSQTTLDIQSLMIMADIIITDYSSLAIEASLLNKPAIFYVYDEDDYDMDRGLNQFYKDIPNTYKAFSEDELIKLIQKGGTQFQPLFKEWHQFNTQHSTEDVIHFIEEETKK, encoded by the coding sequence ATGAGACAAGTAATAAAAAAGATATATATGCTAATCGTTGGTATATTAAATATTATCTTTGCTAAAAATAAAATCAACAACAATAACATCGTTATAATGATAACATTTTCTGAAGATGTGATGCCGATTATCAAGTCTTTAATGAACAAAAATTATAATATAACTGTGATTGCTAAACCAGAACTCAGCGAAACAGTTAAAACATTTGAACAGGTAAGTTTTATACCTGCGGGTAATAAACAAATATTTAAACATATTCGTGCGCTAAGTAGTGCCAAAGTTATTGTTATAGACACGTATTATTTAATGTTAGGTGGCTATAAAAAGAAACGTCAACAAACGATTATCCAAACTTGGCATGCGGCAGGTGCGTTGAAAAATTTTGGATTAACAGATCATCAAGTAGATTTATCCAATACTACGCAAGTTAAACAATATCGTCGTGTATATCAAGCGACGGATTACTATTTAGTAGGCGGGGAACCAATGGCACAATGCTTCAAGCAATCTTTTGAAGCACGTGATAATCAAATTTTACCGACGGGTTTACCTAGGCTTAGTGCTTATAATGAAATGGATATAAAACAACAACAGCAACAACTTAAAAGTGAGCATCATATAGAAGGTAAGGTAGCCGTTTATTTACCAACTTACAGAGAGAAACAAAAGGCGAATAGACACATTAATAAAGAAAAATTTGAACAACAACTTACGGATTATACGCTTTTAAACAAACTACATCCAGCAGTAGCAAGTGATTCACAGACAACTTTAGATATTCAATCGCTTATGATTATGGCAGATATAATTATTACGGATTATAGTTCTTTAGCGATTGAAGCAAGTTTATTAAATAAACCAGCAATCTTTTATGTCTATGATGAAGATGATTACGATATGGATAGAGGGTTGAATCAGTTTTATAAAGATATACCCAATACGTATAAAGCATTTAGCGAGGATGAATTAATTAAACTTATACAAAAAGGTGGTACACAATTTCAGCCTTTATTTAAGGAATGGCATCAATTTAATACTCAGCATAGTACGGAAGACGTCATTCATTTTATTGAAGAGGAGACTAAAAAATGA
- a CDS encoding ABC transporter permease encodes MNAVWLVFKEHFKNFYLIKRLAEFQLRLSNHSNYLGMAWELLNPGLQIAVYWFVFGLGMRSNAPHDGVPFIYWLIVGISMWFFVNQGVLEGTKAIASKYNHVAKMNFPLSIIPTYIVFSRFYGHIGLLAIVMVICYFAGYHPSIYTVQLLLYVPYAFILTAAISLVTSTLGVLIRDTQMAMQAFMRIVFFVSSILIVPPKGIVTDVMQLNPVYFLAESYRAAILYKDWYFISHWELAVYNIAIVIVLFIVGSILHVKYRDHFADFM; translated from the coding sequence ATGAATGCAGTATGGTTAGTTTTTAAAGAGCATTTTAAAAATTTCTATTTAATAAAAAGGTTGGCAGAATTCCAATTAAGATTATCAAACCATAGTAATTATTTAGGCATGGCATGGGAACTTTTAAATCCAGGCTTGCAAATAGCAGTTTATTGGTTTGTTTTTGGATTAGGAATGAGAAGTAATGCACCCCATGATGGCGTTCCTTTTATCTACTGGTTAATCGTAGGTATTAGTATGTGGTTCTTTGTGAACCAAGGCGTACTAGAGGGTACAAAGGCAATTGCTAGTAAGTATAATCATGTGGCGAAAATGAATTTTCCGTTGTCGATTATTCCTACATATATTGTATTTAGTAGGTTTTATGGTCATATTGGATTATTAGCAATCGTGATGGTTATTTGTTATTTTGCAGGGTATCATCCTTCAATTTATACAGTGCAGTTGTTATTATACGTACCATATGCATTTATTTTAACGGCAGCAATATCGTTAGTGACGTCAACATTAGGTGTACTGATCCGTGATACGCAAATGGCGATGCAAGCGTTTATGAGAATTGTATTCTTTGTGTCATCTATCCTAATCGTACCACCTAAAGGTATCGTAACAGACGTGATGCAACTTAACCCTGTTTACTTTTTAGCAGAGAGTTATAGAGCTGCAATTTTATATAAAGACTGGTATTTTATCAGTCATTGGGAATTAGCAGTGTATAACATTGCTATTGTAATCGTCTTATTCATAGTTGGATCAATTTTACATGTGAAATATAGAGATCATTTTGCCGACTTTATGTAA
- the tagH gene encoding teichoic acids export ABC transporter ATP-binding subunit TagH, giving the protein MTVSVNIEHVSKEYRIYRNNKERIKDVLVPFHKNKTFYALNDLSLTAHEGDVIGLVGINGSGKSTLSNMIGGSLAPSAGNISRKGEVSVIAINAGLNGQLTGMENIEFKMLCMGFNKKEIKEYTPQIVEFSELGEFIYQPVKKYSSGMRAKLGFSINITTNPDILVIDEALSVGDQTFAQKCLDKIYEYKEQKKTIFFVSHNMKQVKDFCTKIAWIEGGKLKDFGELDDVLPQYEKFLNDFKKRSAKEQKQFRTDLDSSRFVVK; this is encoded by the coding sequence ATGACTGTATCGGTAAACATTGAACACGTATCGAAAGAATACCGTATTTATCGCAATAATAAAGAACGTATTAAAGATGTTTTAGTACCATTCCATAAAAATAAAACTTTTTACGCGTTAAACGATTTATCATTAACCGCACATGAAGGTGATGTTATAGGCTTAGTGGGCATTAACGGCTCAGGCAAATCTACGCTTAGTAACATGATCGGTGGTTCACTTGCACCAAGCGCCGGTAACATTTCTCGTAAAGGGGAAGTTAGTGTTATTGCAATTAATGCAGGTTTAAATGGTCAATTAACTGGCATGGAGAATATCGAATTCAAAATGCTCTGTATGGGCTTCAATAAAAAAGAAATAAAAGAATATACACCACAAATTGTTGAATTTAGTGAACTTGGTGAATTCATTTATCAACCAGTTAAAAAATATTCAAGTGGTATGCGTGCTAAATTAGGATTTTCAATTAACATTACGACAAATCCTGATATTTTAGTTATTGACGAAGCTTTATCCGTAGGTGACCAAACTTTTGCTCAAAAATGTTTAGACAAAATATATGAATATAAAGAACAGAAAAAAACGATTTTCTTTGTAAGCCATAATATGAAACAAGTTAAAGACTTTTGTACTAAGATAGCATGGATTGAGGGCGGAAAATTAAAAGACTTTGGCGAATTAGACGATGTCTTACCTCAATACGAAAAGTTTTTAAACGACTTTAAAAAACGTTCTGCTAAAGAACAAAAACAATTTAGAACAGATTTAGACAGTTCACGTTTCGTGGTTAAATAA
- a CDS encoding ABC transporter permease, which yields MKSVYIVLKEHIKNIYLIKRLADFQLRISNHSNYLGLGWELINPAFQILIYWFVFGLGVRQNSSVEGVPFIFWLLVGISMWFFVNQGVLDGTKAITTKYRQVSKMNFPLSILPSYTVFSKFYAHILLLVVVMVICLTGGYHPTIYTLQLLIYIPYALILTMSIALLTSTLSLIIRDLQMAMQAFMRIIFFVSSILYPANSAVVLFVMKLNPIYFLAESYRAAILHHEWYFITHWHLAVYNIVLVLIIFIVGAILHMRYRDTFDDYM from the coding sequence GTGAAATCGGTATATATAGTGTTAAAAGAACATATTAAAAATATATATTTAATAAAAAGGTTGGCTGATTTCCAATTAAGAATATCAAACCATAGTAACTATTTAGGACTAGGTTGGGAATTAATTAATCCAGCATTCCAAATTTTAATTTATTGGTTTGTTTTTGGGCTAGGTGTGAGACAAAATAGTTCTGTGGAAGGTGTTCCATTTATATTTTGGTTGCTAGTCGGTATAAGTATGTGGTTTTTCGTGAACCAAGGTGTTTTAGATGGTACAAAGGCTATAACTACTAAATATCGGCAAGTTTCAAAAATGAATTTTCCTTTGTCTATTTTGCCTAGCTATACCGTGTTCAGCAAATTTTATGCCCATATTCTATTATTAGTTGTCGTGATGGTTATTTGCTTAACAGGCGGTTATCATCCAACTATTTATACTTTACAATTACTAATATATATTCCCTATGCTTTAATTTTGACGATGTCAATTGCGCTATTAACTTCAACATTGAGTTTAATAATTAGAGATTTACAAATGGCTATGCAGGCATTCATGCGCATTATCTTTTTCGTTTCTTCCATTTTATATCCTGCTAACTCAGCAGTTGTATTATTCGTAATGAAATTGAATCCTATATATTTTCTAGCGGAGTCATATAGAGCAGCCATATTACATCATGAATGGTATTTTATTACCCATTGGCATCTAGCAGTTTATAACATTGTACTAGTGCTTATAATATTTATTGTAGGTGCTATATTACATATGCGTTATAGAGATACATTCGATGATTATATGTAA